GTGAAAAACTGGGAAGCTGGCAGGCACATTCCCAAGCTATATCCTGCACAAATGAAAATATTGTGTGATTTGCTAAACCTCACCTTGGAAGAGTTAGCCGAGTGGCATATTTAGTAAATACATGAATAGGCGGTGCGTTACGCTCCGCTAACACACGATGGCGGCTCGGCACGCTTACGTTGCTGCCCCCTAGTCTTCAGTATCTCTATAATTGATAATAAACGCCATTTTGGAGTATATCGCTAATGCCACTTGCGCCAGCCGAAAAAACAATGTGGGAAACTCCCCCAGCGAAAGATCCCAAGAAAATGTCTGATGATGAGATTAATGCCAAGTATGAGAAACGAGAAAGAAGAATACTCACTGAAATGAATCGTGAGAAGCTGCCCAGTTTTGTCAATGCGCTCAAGAAACCGGGATATATAGAGATTAGACCGTTTTTCCATCGGCGAAAGCGTTGGGATGAAAAAATGCAATCGCGCTTAATTGAGTCATTTATGCTTAACATTCCCAGGGTAAGAGCATCTAAATTAGGCTTGACATAAGGAGTCAGAGTAATTTAAGGTAGAGTCAATGAAACACGAGGAAAGAACTCGAATCATATAATCGTTATCCATAGCAGTCCGTTTCATTTTTTGTCGGAGACTACGTTGGTAAGTTTGTTCACGATTGAGCGCATTGAGAGCAATGCGTCGGAGGAGAGAAAAATTCCGGGGACTGTGGAAGGAGCGAATCCGACAAGCATCTTCTGCGAAAGTACAATCCAGAGTCCAATGAGCCTGGTTTTCAATACCCCAATGTTTGCGGATAGCTCGACCTAAAAGTAGGGCGTCACTGTGTAAAGAAGTCAGATAAAACTGAACATCACGAGTAGTGTGATTCCAAAGACGGCGAACCCGGATAACCATAACAACACTTTGAATTCCTACCCAAAGTCGGGGTTGGTAAAGTTCGCCAATAGCCGAAGCCGGAACCGACCAGACTTGACGGATTTCCGTGCGATAATGTCCTTTTTCAATACGTTGATCATAACTGACATCAATGCCTTTAAAATTCTGTGCCGAAGCCTGTTCAAACCATGTTTTAACCTGGTGGTAGAGAGTCGGATGATTTGCCTTGAGTGCCAGGACATAATCCGCTTTCTTTTCGATAATCTTTTGAGCAATTTCGGTTTGAGTCCCCATCGCATCAATGGTGATAATAGCATCGGTGATATCTAGTAATTCTAATAAGGCAGGAATAGCTGTAATTTCGTGTTTATTTATCTTCCACTTTCATCTGTGCTAATACCAAGTTTTGTTCACTTGCCCAGGCACTAATCATATGTAGTGCTGATTTTCTTTGATTTCGGTCGTAAGAACCCCGAATTGTTTTTCCGTCTATGGGAATTATCTCTCCTCCCATCTTGGTCACCAGAGTTTCTACCCATTTGAGAAAGCAACGATTCAATTCTTCTGGGTTGATGAACTCAAATACCCGTCGGAAAGTGTCATCGGACGGGATTCCGTTTGGTAGTGCTAAAAATTCTTCTAACCACTGTTGCTTACTGATGCCGTAATTCTCAATATCTTCCCACCCTTGCGCTCCGGCGATGACGGCAAGAATCGCAATCACTAAAATATCGGTGAGTTGATGTTTCTTTGTTCGCTCTACTCTTGGATCTCTTATGGAGCGAAAAATTCTTGACTAAACTCTGTTGAATAACTTCAATTGAGACGGCTTCTTCTGGCTTTGGCTGATGACGATTACTTTTCTTGGCTTGATCCGATTGAGTTTCAAATCCTTCAGACATAAAGCTTCATTCCTGGAGTTTCAAGGGTAAGCGCATTGCTGTAATCTCACTTATGCAAGCTAGCTATGTCAAGTACATTTTTTATCGGTTTGCTTGTCCAAGTCAGGTTGACCTATATCAAGGGCGCGATCGCAAACCTCTTCCTCTTGCTCCACCATGACCGCCCAACCAAGTTTTTGGTTCACCCCGTCAGGGGCGCGATCGCAAACCCCTTCATCTTCCTCCATAATCACCGCCTGATCACCGTTTTGGCTTACCCCGTTAGGGACTTGCGGAAAAATAGAATACCAGTCATTGTAGAGGAGAGGAGGCTTCTCAAAGCAATGCTGTTGAACACTATCATGCTCAAAGAGAACTGGGATGATACTAGCTCAAACCGTACTAACTACATTCTGGCGATGCCATTCAGGTATAGTCTAGTGCATCGCGGCAGCAATCCTTGAGCAGCTCACCCTACTGGCGTGACCCAGCTAAAATGGTGCATTAGTATCGGGGAAAACGGATTTAATAATGAGAACACCCCTATACTGGACGCGATCGCTCTCCAAATATCTGGATGAGTCCACAACCACCCGCCAACAAGAATTTGAGAACACCTTTCTACTGGACGCGATCGCAACTTCATGTTATTGAGGTTGTCACACAATAGTCGGATGTTAGGAGCATGAGGA
This is a stretch of genomic DNA from Coleofasciculus chthonoplastes PCC 7420. It encodes these proteins:
- a CDS encoding helix-turn-helix transcriptional regulator, translating into MANLGEKLKQRRESLNLTQRQLAHKLDVTITTVKNWEAGRHIPKLYPAQMKILCDLLNLTLEELAEWHI